In Chryseobacterium shigense, the following proteins share a genomic window:
- a CDS encoding DUF763 domain-containing protein produces the protein MKRSGTADLPLHYGKVPPWLYERMSVLGLSIIQVILMDYGKDEVLRRLADPFWFQSFGAVMGMDWHSSGITTSVMGALKRSINPNSKSLGLYICGGKGKFSRDTPSELIQIADKTGLNGHELVKASKLSAKVDNTAIQDGYQLYLHNFILADNGSWSVVQQGMHESDGTARRYHWHSEKIRSFIEEPHTGINGISRGRILNLTDADASENRKGILDISHTDSIDVMKDFSRLILPAHHDVQASDVDLKRLGALLYVTREQQPQNFEDLLMLEGVGPRTMQSLALVSEVIHGAPSRFADPARFSFAHGGKDGHPFPVPTKTYDESISILRKGIEKSKLGNSDKLNTLNKLHQIVADTEKDFTPDFDIQQVIEEERQNSWRFGGKTVFGDAKPPGNPKPIQLSLF, from the coding sequence ATGAAACGTTCAGGAACTGCAGATTTACCCTTACACTACGGAAAAGTACCGCCGTGGCTGTATGAACGTATGTCCGTACTCGGGCTTTCCATTATTCAAGTGATCCTGATGGATTATGGAAAAGATGAAGTTCTCAGAAGACTTGCAGATCCGTTCTGGTTTCAGAGTTTTGGTGCCGTGATGGGTATGGACTGGCATTCTTCAGGAATTACAACTTCCGTAATGGGTGCTTTGAAACGTTCCATCAACCCTAATTCAAAATCATTGGGTCTTTATATCTGTGGCGGAAAAGGAAAATTCTCCAGGGATACTCCTTCAGAACTGATTCAGATTGCAGATAAAACAGGTTTGAATGGTCATGAGCTGGTAAAAGCCAGTAAACTTTCTGCTAAAGTAGATAATACTGCTATCCAGGATGGGTATCAGTTGTACCTGCATAATTTTATTCTGGCAGACAATGGAAGCTGGAGTGTAGTACAGCAGGGAATGCATGAATCCGATGGTACTGCAAGACGTTATCACTGGCATTCAGAAAAAATCAGATCATTTATTGAAGAGCCCCACACGGGAATCAACGGAATTTCAAGAGGAAGAATTCTTAATCTCACGGATGCTGATGCCTCAGAAAACAGGAAAGGAATTCTGGATATTTCACATACCGATTCCATTGATGTCATGAAAGATTTTTCAAGGTTAATTCTTCCTGCTCATCATGATGTACAGGCTTCAGATGTTGACCTGAAACGTCTCGGAGCACTTTTGTATGTAACCCGTGAACAACAGCCCCAAAATTTTGAAGATCTTTTGATGCTTGAAGGGGTAGGGCCAAGAACCATGCAGTCTTTAGCTTTGGTAAGTGAAGTGATTCACGGAGCGCCTTCGCGGTTTGCAGATCCGGCAAGATTTTCTTTCGCCCATGGGGGAAAAGACGGTCACCCGTTTCCGGTTCCAACCAAAACCTACGATGAAAGCATCAGCATTCTCAGAAAAGGAATTGAAAAGTCTAAGCTCGGAAATTCCGATAAACTCAATACTTTGAATAAGCTGCACCAGATTGTCGCAGATACTGAAAAAGATTTTACCCCTGATTTCGATATCCAACAGGTAATAGAAGAAGAAAGGCAGAACTCATGGCGCTTTGGAGGAAAAACCGTCTTTGGAGATGCAAAACCACCTGGAAATCCCAAACCGATCCAGCTTTCCCTATTCTGA
- a CDS encoding glyoxalase superfamily protein, producing MKAEQVIPILRIFDYRKTIEFYVDWLGFEIEWGDQPEDSAPLYMEIKKGNIVFHLSEHHGDGTPGTRIFIWGEGVAEYHKELIDKQYKYNYPGLEKTFYDAVAFTVYDPFGNKIIFNEKFDEEKHKHLEFYVPQ from the coding sequence ATGAAAGCAGAGCAGGTAATTCCTATCCTTAGAATTTTCGATTACAGGAAAACCATTGAGTTTTATGTAGACTGGCTGGGTTTTGAAATTGAATGGGGAGACCAGCCGGAAGATAGCGCTCCTCTTTATATGGAAATAAAAAAAGGGAATATTGTTTTTCATTTAAGCGAACATCATGGAGACGGAACTCCGGGAACAAGAATTTTTATCTGGGGCGAAGGTGTTGCGGAATACCATAAAGAACTGATAGATAAACAATATAAATACAATTACCCAGGCCTGGAAAAAACATTTTATGATGCTGTAGCTTTTACAGTATACGATCCTTTCGGGAATAAAATTATTTTCAATGAAAAATTTGACGAAGAAAAACATAAGCATTTAGAATTTTATGTGCCCCAATAA
- a CDS encoding glyoxalase superfamily protein → MIKRIVANIKAEDLSKADHFYQDILGLEILMDHGWIKTFGNNEQARVQVSFATQGGDNTEVPLLSIEVDNADELYEKIKQEDFEITYEITDEDWGVRRFFVKDPFGNLINILEHKQD, encoded by the coding sequence ATGATAAAGAGAATTGTCGCGAACATAAAGGCCGAAGACCTGTCAAAGGCAGATCATTTTTATCAGGATATTCTGGGTCTTGAGATTTTAATGGATCATGGCTGGATTAAAACCTTCGGGAATAATGAACAGGCAAGAGTTCAGGTAAGTTTTGCCACGCAGGGTGGAGACAATACGGAAGTTCCCTTACTTTCAATAGAGGTAGATAATGCAGATGAACTCTATGAAAAAATAAAGCAGGAAGATTTCGAGATCACTTATGAAATTACCGATGAAGATTGGGGTGTCCGAAGATTTTTTGTAAAAGATCCGTTTGGAAATCTGATCAATATACTTGAACATAAACAGGATTAA
- the tpx gene encoding thiol peroxidase, with protein MSNITLKGNAVNTIGTLPSVGTTIKDFALVDSGLNVKTLESFEGKKKVFNIFPSIDTPTCASSARKFNEEASNLDNTVVINVSKDLPFALTRFCAAEGLNNVETLSDFRSSFGDDYEVTITDSPLKGLLSRAVIVTDADNKVVYTEQVSEIADEPDYEAALSALK; from the coding sequence ATGTCAAATATCACATTAAAAGGAAACGCAGTAAACACAATAGGTACTTTGCCGTCAGTAGGAACTACAATCAAAGATTTTGCTCTGGTAGATTCAGGATTAAACGTGAAAACGCTTGAAAGCTTTGAAGGAAAGAAAAAAGTATTCAATATTTTTCCAAGTATTGACACGCCTACCTGTGCCTCTTCAGCAAGAAAATTCAATGAAGAAGCTTCCAATCTGGATAATACGGTTGTAATCAACGTTTCTAAGGATCTGCCTTTTGCCTTAACAAGATTCTGTGCAGCTGAAGGATTGAACAATGTGGAAACCCTTTCTGATTTCAGAAGCAGCTTTGGGGATGATTATGAAGTAACGATTACTGACTCTCCGCTGAAAGGACTTTTAAGCCGTGCTGTGATTGTAACAGATGCTGATAATAAAGTGGTTTATACAGAACAGGTTTCTGAAATTGCAGATGAGCCTGATTATGAAGCAGCTCTTTCCGCATTAAAATAA
- a CDS encoding T9SS type A sorting domain-containing protein, producing the protein MRKKITLLLFGVPVFGFAQSVIGNINSGAVSETNFTHSVGEIYVIPTDPDQANSGTMGMLYQTVLQVLGVKELEKDHIKIYPNPTTDFVHITLSSSSKIEEAEIYDTAGRLVLTVKLDNGKLDLRSLNAGIYMVSFKNPDIKPIKIIKKP; encoded by the coding sequence ATGCGAAAAAAAATTACTCTGCTTCTTTTTGGAGTGCCTGTTTTTGGTTTCGCCCAGTCTGTGATCGGCAATATTAATTCCGGGGCAGTTTCTGAAACCAATTTCACACATTCTGTAGGAGAAATTTATGTAATCCCAACAGACCCTGACCAGGCTAATTCAGGGACAATGGGAATGCTCTATCAAACTGTTTTACAGGTTCTGGGTGTTAAAGAACTTGAAAAAGACCACATTAAAATCTATCCGAACCCTACCACTGATTTTGTTCATATCACTTTGAGTTCAAGTTCCAAAATTGAAGAAGCTGAAATATATGACACAGCCGGAAGACTTGTTTTAACAGTTAAGCTGGACAATGGAAAGCTGGATCTGCGCAGCCTGAATGCCGGAATTTATATGGTTTCATTCAAAAATCCGGATATCAAGCCTATTAAAATCATTAAAAAACCTTAA
- a CDS encoding NADP-dependent isocitrate dehydrogenase has protein sequence MSDKSKIYYTLTDEAPMLATHSFLPIVKAFTKSANIEIAVPDISLAGRILANFPEFLKDDQKIGDALAELGQLATQPDANIIKLPNISASAPQLDEAIAELQSKGFAVPNYPAEPKSDEEKAIKAKYAKVLGSAVNPVLREGNSDRRAPKAVKNYAKANPHKMGDWASDSKTDVAHMDGGDFYGTETSTTVENAAKFKIIFKGNDGAETLLKDFAGLQAGEVIDSSVMNLKSLKAFVQQAIDEAKNRNVLLSAHLKATMMKISDPIIFGAIVETYFKDVFAKYAETFKSLDINPNNGLADLFEKIKGNAQEAEIKADIEAALANGPRVAMVNSDKGITNFHVPSDIIVDASMAALVRGGGKMWNKDGNEEDTVCIIPDRSYAGFYQAVIDDMKAHGKLDPTTMGSVPNVGLMAQKAEEYGSHDKTFQASADGTIEVQDEAGNVLLSQKVETGDIFRMCQTKDAPIQDWVKLAVNRSKLSDTPAIFWLDKGRAHDREIIKKVEKYLKDHDTTGLDIRILDVKDAMTETLKRAREGKDTISVSGNVLRDYLTDLFPILELGTSAKMLSIVPLMNGGGLFETGAGGSAPKHIEQFLEEGYLRWDSLGEFLALQASLEHLAQTQGNTKSQVLADTLDEANAKFLATDKSPARKVGQIDNRGSHFYLAMYWAEALANQTADAELASRFAPVAAAMQENEAVINAELIGAQGKPQDIDGYYKTDTYKTYAAMRPSTVLNEIIDGI, from the coding sequence ATGTCAGACAAATCAAAAATCTATTACACTCTTACGGATGAGGCTCCAATGTTGGCAACACACTCGTTTTTACCTATTGTAAAAGCTTTTACAAAATCAGCAAACATTGAAATTGCAGTTCCTGATATTTCTTTGGCTGGAAGAATTTTAGCCAATTTCCCTGAGTTTTTGAAAGATGACCAGAAAATTGGTGATGCATTGGCTGAATTAGGTCAATTGGCAACCCAACCGGATGCAAACATTATCAAATTACCGAATATTTCAGCTTCAGCCCCTCAGTTGGACGAAGCCATCGCTGAATTACAGTCTAAAGGATTTGCAGTTCCTAATTATCCTGCAGAACCTAAGAGTGATGAGGAAAAAGCAATCAAAGCCAAATATGCAAAAGTTCTGGGAAGTGCGGTAAACCCTGTATTAAGAGAAGGAAATTCTGACAGACGTGCTCCAAAAGCCGTTAAAAACTATGCAAAAGCCAACCCTCATAAAATGGGTGACTGGGCTTCAGACAGTAAAACAGACGTTGCTCACATGGATGGAGGAGATTTCTACGGAACTGAAACTTCAACCACTGTAGAAAACGCTGCAAAATTCAAAATTATATTCAAAGGTAATGATGGCGCCGAAACTTTACTGAAAGATTTCGCGGGTCTTCAGGCCGGAGAAGTGATTGATTCTTCTGTAATGAATTTAAAATCATTGAAAGCATTTGTTCAGCAGGCTATTGATGAGGCTAAAAACAGAAACGTACTTCTTTCCGCCCACCTTAAAGCTACGATGATGAAAATCTCTGATCCTATTATCTTCGGAGCCATTGTGGAAACTTATTTCAAAGATGTTTTTGCCAAATATGCTGAAACATTCAAATCTTTAGACATTAATCCCAATAACGGTCTTGCTGATCTTTTCGAAAAAATCAAAGGAAATGCCCAGGAAGCTGAAATCAAGGCTGACATTGAAGCTGCTTTAGCTAACGGACCAAGAGTGGCTATGGTAAATTCGGACAAAGGTATTACTAATTTCCACGTTCCTTCCGACATTATTGTAGATGCTTCTATGGCTGCTTTGGTAAGAGGCGGCGGTAAAATGTGGAACAAAGACGGAAACGAAGAAGATACCGTATGTATTATTCCTGACCGCTCTTATGCAGGTTTCTACCAGGCTGTTATTGATGATATGAAAGCTCATGGAAAACTGGATCCTACTACAATGGGTTCTGTGCCAAACGTAGGTTTAATGGCTCAGAAAGCTGAAGAATATGGTTCTCATGACAAGACTTTCCAGGCATCAGCTGACGGAACTATTGAAGTTCAGGACGAAGCAGGAAATGTTCTTCTTTCTCAAAAAGTAGAGACTGGAGATATTTTCAGAATGTGCCAGACTAAAGACGCTCCGATCCAGGACTGGGTGAAATTGGCGGTTAACAGATCAAAACTTTCTGATACACCTGCTATTTTCTGGTTGGATAAAGGAAGAGCACACGACAGAGAAATCATCAAAAAAGTAGAAAAATACCTTAAAGATCATGATACTACAGGTCTTGACATCAGAATTCTTGACGTAAAAGATGCTATGACTGAAACGCTTAAGAGAGCAAGAGAAGGAAAAGACACGATCTCTGTTTCAGGAAACGTATTGAGAGATTATTTAACGGACCTTTTCCCAATTCTTGAATTAGGAACTTCCGCAAAAATGCTTTCCATTGTTCCGTTAATGAACGGTGGAGGCTTATTTGAAACAGGTGCCGGTGGTTCTGCTCCTAAACACATTGAACAATTCCTGGAAGAAGGTTATTTAAGATGGGATTCTCTAGGTGAATTCTTAGCTCTTCAGGCTTCATTAGAGCATTTGGCTCAGACGCAGGGAAATACAAAATCCCAGGTTTTAGCTGATACGCTGGACGAAGCTAACGCTAAATTCCTGGCTACTGATAAATCTCCTGCAAGAAAAGTAGGTCAGATTGATAACAGAGGTTCTCATTTCTATTTAGCAATGTATTGGGCTGAAGCTTTGGCGAACCAGACTGCAGATGCTGAACTTGCCTCCCGTTTTGCTCCCGTAGCTGCCGCAATGCAGGAAAATGAAGCTGTAATTAATGCTGAATTAATTGGTGCTCAGGGAAAACCTCAGGATATTGACGGTTATTATAAAACTGATACGTACAAAACGTATGCAGCTATGAGACCCAGCACCGTTTTAAATGAAATCATTGACGGAATTTAA
- a CDS encoding MBL fold metallo-hydrolase, giving the protein MNRRELLKNGLMAGALSFVPFSDVFAGTKISSSRIEDDLSAFKKIKFGELELFILTDGYIREKSIETFAPRADVPQLKAILRDNFRSDDYIDMAMNLMLVKTKNRLILLDTGMGIFADERTGFILKSLQKAGFSPKDITDIFISHAHPDHIGGVVDKQNNLVFPNADIYISKIEYDFWLQTSIKDFKNSFLKNQPEFLNQIIPPIQNILKTIRPKLKFYDFKKPLYDHFSFQLAPGHTPGLTVMSISSGNEKLMYIADLIHSDVILFPHPEWGFSGDTDLDIATESRRKLLQQLAETKTKAFAYHLPWPGLGFTKKKDNAYEWIPESFMN; this is encoded by the coding sequence ATGAACAGAAGAGAACTTTTAAAAAACGGACTGATGGCCGGAGCATTAAGCTTTGTTCCGTTTTCCGATGTTTTTGCAGGCACTAAAATTTCTTCATCACGCATTGAAGATGACCTTTCAGCCTTTAAAAAGATAAAATTTGGAGAGCTTGAACTCTTTATTCTTACGGACGGATATATTCGCGAGAAAAGCATTGAAACATTTGCCCCGAGAGCAGATGTACCTCAGTTAAAGGCAATTCTAAGGGATAATTTCCGTTCGGATGATTATATAGACATGGCCATGAACCTGATGCTTGTCAAAACAAAAAACAGGCTGATTCTGCTGGATACCGGAATGGGCATTTTTGCAGATGAAAGAACCGGATTTATTCTGAAAAGCTTGCAAAAGGCCGGATTTTCTCCAAAAGATATCACGGATATTTTTATCTCTCATGCCCATCCTGATCACATTGGTGGAGTAGTAGATAAACAGAATAACCTGGTTTTCCCCAATGCAGATATCTATATTTCAAAGATTGAATATGATTTCTGGCTTCAGACTTCCATTAAAGATTTTAAAAACAGTTTTCTGAAAAATCAGCCGGAATTCCTTAACCAGATTATTCCGCCCATTCAGAATATCCTGAAAACAATCCGCCCAAAGCTGAAATTCTATGACTTTAAAAAGCCTTTGTATGATCATTTCAGTTTTCAGCTGGCTCCGGGACATACCCCGGGTCTTACGGTTATGAGTATTTCTTCGGGTAATGAAAAGCTTATGTATATTGCAGATCTGATCCATTCTGACGTTATTCTTTTCCCACATCCTGAATGGGGATTTTCGGGGGATACGGACCTGGATATTGCTACAGAATCCCGCAGAAAATTACTTCAGCAACTGGCGGAAACTAAAACCAAAGCTTTTGCCTATCATCTTCCGTGGCCGGGACTTGGCTTCACAAAGAAGAAAGATAATGCTTATGAATGGATTCCGGAGAGCTTTATGAATTAA
- a CDS encoding aldo/keto reductase: protein MKFRKLGNTGEQLSAIGLGCMGMSFAYGPADEQESISTLHKALDLGINFWDTADMYAAGENEKLISKVLVPNRDKIFIATKFGFRFKDGKASHSGSPGTYFDGSPKWIRQAVDLSLQRLKIDTIDLYYAHRVDPNIPVEETVGAMAELVKEGKVKYLGLSEASAESIRKANKIHPITALQSEYSILTKDVENEILPTIRELGITLVPYSPLARGLFANINEVQNFGDEDFRKSLPRYQAEYLENNRNLAREINEFAESKGVKGTQLALAWVLNQGEDIIPIPGTKRIKYLEENIEAINIDLSPSDLETIDALLKKYPNVGERYTEGSMKLVNN from the coding sequence ATGAAATTCAGAAAATTAGGAAACACAGGAGAGCAGTTATCTGCAATAGGTTTAGGATGTATGGGAATGAGCTTTGCATATGGACCGGCGGATGAGCAGGAAAGCATCAGCACCCTTCATAAAGCATTGGACTTAGGAATCAATTTCTGGGATACCGCAGATATGTATGCCGCAGGAGAAAATGAAAAACTCATTTCAAAAGTACTGGTTCCGAACAGGGATAAGATCTTTATTGCTACCAAATTCGGATTCAGGTTTAAAGATGGAAAAGCAAGCCACAGCGGTTCCCCGGGAACTTATTTTGACGGTTCTCCGAAATGGATCAGACAGGCTGTTGATCTGAGCCTTCAGAGGCTTAAAATCGATACCATTGATCTTTATTATGCCCACAGAGTAGATCCGAATATTCCGGTAGAAGAAACTGTAGGAGCAATGGCAGAATTGGTTAAAGAAGGAAAAGTAAAATATCTCGGACTATCAGAAGCCTCTGCCGAATCCATCAGAAAAGCAAACAAAATTCACCCGATAACGGCATTGCAGTCAGAATATTCTATCCTTACCAAAGATGTGGAAAACGAAATACTTCCAACGATCAGAGAGCTGGGTATTACCTTAGTGCCTTATTCTCCGTTGGCAAGAGGACTTTTTGCCAATATCAACGAAGTACAGAATTTTGGGGATGAAGATTTCAGAAAGTCACTGCCGCGTTACCAGGCGGAATATTTGGAAAATAACAGGAATCTTGCAAGAGAAATCAATGAATTTGCAGAGTCCAAAGGCGTAAAAGGAACTCAGCTTGCCTTAGCCTGGGTACTGAACCAGGGTGAAGACATCATTCCGATTCCGGGAACCAAGAGAATTAAATATCTTGAAGAAAATATTGAAGCTATAAATATTGACCTGTCACCGTCAGATCTTGAAACAATAGATGCACTTCTGAAAAAATACCCTAACGTAGGGGAAAGATATACCGAAGGCTCCATGAAATTAGTAAACAATTAA
- a CDS encoding helix-turn-helix domain-containing protein, translating to MESKETIKGFYLRNASMERVDAITTPGVGHFNVFSRESCSLLTPYSRRDYYKISLIIGKGKLHYADKWIHVDRPALLFSNPVVPYSWDADDEDQTGWFCLFTDQFLQNGTRLGNLLDSQLFKIGGTPIFFVDEEQQKVISELFIKMMTEIQSEYLHKYDMLRACLHLMIHETMKMQPAENFESYQNASQRVASLFMELLERQFPIDSPEAFLKLKTPNDYAQSLSVHVNSLNRAVKEMTGKTTSQQIASRVIQEAHALLKHTDWNISEIAYGLGFEEPAYFTNFFKKQTGLAPNSVRTASV from the coding sequence ATGGAATCTAAAGAAACAATAAAAGGATTTTACTTACGTAACGCCTCTATGGAAAGGGTAGATGCTATTACAACTCCCGGTGTAGGACATTTCAATGTTTTTTCGCGTGAAAGCTGTTCACTGTTAACCCCTTACAGCAGGAGGGATTATTACAAAATCTCGCTCATCATAGGAAAAGGAAAACTCCATTATGCAGACAAATGGATCCATGTAGACCGCCCTGCACTTTTGTTCTCAAATCCGGTGGTTCCATATTCCTGGGACGCAGACGATGAAGACCAGACGGGATGGTTCTGCCTTTTTACAGACCAGTTTCTTCAGAATGGAACACGTCTCGGAAACCTTTTGGATTCACAGCTCTTTAAAATAGGAGGAACCCCGATTTTCTTTGTTGATGAAGAACAGCAAAAAGTGATCTCGGAACTCTTTATCAAGATGATGACAGAAATTCAGAGCGAATATCTCCACAAATACGATATGCTTCGTGCCTGCCTTCATCTTATGATTCATGAAACCATGAAAATGCAGCCCGCAGAAAATTTTGAATCTTATCAGAATGCTTCCCAAAGAGTTGCATCACTGTTTATGGAACTGTTGGAAAGGCAGTTTCCTATAGACAGCCCCGAAGCATTTCTGAAACTGAAAACTCCTAATGACTATGCCCAGAGTCTTTCGGTGCACGTGAATTCTTTAAACCGTGCTGTAAAAGAAATGACGGGGAAAACAACCAGCCAGCAGATTGCTTCACGGGTTATTCAGGAAGCCCATGCTTTGCTTAAGCATACCGACTGGAACATCTCCGAGATTGCCTATGGATTAGGCTTTGAAGAACCTGCTTATTTTACCAATTTCTTTAAAAAACAAACCGGCTTGGCTCCCAATTCTGTAAGAACAGCATCTGTTTGA
- a CDS encoding GNAT family N-acetyltransferase, with protein MENIKFEISPYQDELQLLIDGQKAGYMSIKIDGRLLIVYYTKIIEEREGHGYAKLLLDELVRYSEEKDLLVDPECDFVRQQFENHPARYKDIWHA; from the coding sequence ATGGAAAATATAAAGTTTGAGATATCACCATATCAGGACGAGCTGCAACTGCTGATTGACGGACAAAAAGCAGGATATATGTCTATAAAAATTGACGGAAGACTGCTGATTGTTTATTATACTAAAATTATTGAGGAACGCGAAGGTCATGGGTACGCGAAACTTCTTCTTGATGAACTGGTGCGTTATTCCGAAGAAAAAGATCTTTTGGTAGATCCTGAATGTGATTTTGTACGCCAGCAGTTTGAAAATCATCCTGCAAGATACAAAGACATCTGGCATGCCTGA
- a CDS encoding MBL fold metallo-hydrolase, translating into MIYLILAAAVLVAVYLWVMNLPAFGSEPKGRRLQRIKQSGLYKNKRFQNINHTPSIAEGYSTIKVTYDFMLGKKHPLLKPLKDIPSVHTDLRNIQKNQDVFIWLGHSSYYLQTDGVSFLVDPVLSLYGSPFKYFNKAFKGSDVFTPEDIPDLDYLVITHDHFDHLDYPTVKAVKDRTGMAVVPLGVGAHLEKWGYSEENLIEEEWGAKVLLKNDLKITFTPARHFSGRKIKQNNTLWTSYVLETPTKKIFLGGDSGYDSHFKNIGEQFGPFDYAVLENGQYDEAWRYIHALPEDVIQAASDLKAEHIIPVHSSKFALALHPWNEPLQKITGLGKEKGLSILTPMIGEVVNMNQSHHSFREWWEA; encoded by the coding sequence ATGATATATTTGATTTTAGCAGCTGCCGTTTTGGTTGCCGTTTATCTATGGGTTATGAATCTGCCCGCTTTTGGATCAGAACCGAAAGGCAGAAGGCTGCAGCGTATAAAACAATCCGGGCTTTATAAAAATAAAAGATTTCAGAACATAAATCATACACCTTCCATCGCAGAAGGATATAGTACTATAAAAGTAACTTATGATTTCATGCTGGGAAAGAAACATCCCTTACTGAAACCTTTGAAGGATATTCCTTCTGTTCATACGGATTTAAGAAATATTCAGAAAAATCAGGACGTTTTCATCTGGTTGGGGCACTCATCCTATTACCTGCAGACGGACGGTGTTTCCTTTCTTGTAGATCCTGTTTTGAGTTTATATGGTTCCCCGTTTAAATATTTCAATAAAGCTTTTAAAGGCTCAGATGTATTTACACCGGAAGATATTCCCGATCTGGATTATCTGGTTATTACACACGATCATTTCGATCATCTGGATTATCCAACGGTGAAGGCAGTTAAAGACAGAACAGGAATGGCTGTTGTACCTTTAGGGGTTGGGGCACATCTGGAAAAATGGGGATACAGTGAAGAAAATTTAATCGAGGAAGAATGGGGAGCAAAAGTGCTTTTAAAAAATGACCTGAAAATCACTTTTACACCGGCAAGGCATTTTTCAGGAAGAAAAATAAAGCAGAATAATACATTGTGGACATCCTATGTTTTGGAAACTCCCACAAAAAAAATATTTCTGGGTGGCGATAGCGGCTACGATTCCCATTTTAAAAATATTGGAGAGCAGTTTGGCCCTTTTGATTATGCAGTTCTTGAAAACGGGCAGTATGATGAAGCCTGGCGGTATATCCATGCGTTGCCGGAAGATGTTATTCAGGCTGCTTCTGATCTTAAGGCTGAACATATTATTCCTGTACATTCTTCAAAATTTGCGCTGGCTCTTCATCCCTGGAATGAACCACTTCAAAAAATAACAGGTTTAGGAAAAGAAAAAGGACTTAGTATACTTACCCCGATGATTGGGGAAGTCGTTAATATGAATCAATCGCACCATAGTTTCAGGGAGTGGTGGGAGGCATAA